A single genomic interval of Fretibacterium sp. OH1220_COT-178 harbors:
- the alr gene encoding alanine racemase — protein MSVVSPTRMEISLSALLHNFETVRSLVGTWRGVFAVIKADAYGHGAVRVAQLYREAGCGSFAVARLGEALELRRAGLSEDILILGQEPEESVGAVVEYDLICACAEVAFARKLNGEALLRKKRARVHLKIDSGMGRLGFLPETLEGVADELFSLPGLEIDGIFTHFAVADEARPDYTNMQFARFEKALACLKRKGLDVRTRHLCNSAGILGHPDKYLDAVRPGIMLYGISPGPGLSDGVTLRPGFSFKSAVVSLHDTAPCSGIGYGLRYITRGRERIAVVPVGYADGWSRSLSGRTSVLIRGRRCPVLGTICMDQMMVDVTDLDDVALGDEVVLIGRQGEAEITVQEIAELRGTIPYEVMTSFSRRVSRVYL, from the coding sequence GTGTCTGTCGTATCTCCGACCCGCATGGAGATCTCCCTGAGCGCCCTTCTTCACAATTTCGAGACCGTTCGCTCCCTCGTTGGGACGTGGCGTGGCGTATTTGCGGTGATCAAGGCCGATGCCTACGGCCATGGGGCGGTCAGGGTGGCTCAGCTCTATCGTGAGGCGGGGTGTGGAAGCTTTGCCGTGGCCCGGCTGGGGGAGGCCCTCGAGCTCCGTCGTGCGGGATTGTCCGAGGATATCCTGATTCTGGGACAGGAGCCTGAGGAATCCGTTGGTGCCGTAGTGGAATATGATCTGATCTGTGCCTGTGCGGAGGTGGCCTTTGCCCGGAAATTGAACGGGGAGGCGCTTCTGAGAAAGAAGCGAGCAAGGGTGCATTTGAAGATCGACAGCGGCATGGGGCGGCTCGGCTTTCTCCCTGAGACGTTGGAGGGCGTCGCCGACGAGCTCTTCTCTCTTCCCGGGTTGGAGATCGACGGAATTTTTACCCATTTTGCCGTCGCCGATGAAGCAAGGCCCGACTATACGAACATGCAATTCGCACGGTTTGAAAAGGCCCTTGCTTGTCTGAAACGGAAGGGGCTCGACGTGCGAACGCGGCACCTCTGCAACAGTGCGGGCATTTTGGGACACCCGGACAAATACCTGGATGCGGTACGCCCGGGGATCATGCTCTACGGCATATCTCCCGGGCCCGGACTGTCGGATGGGGTGACTCTTCGCCCCGGATTTTCCTTCAAGAGCGCCGTAGTGTCCCTTCACGACACGGCGCCCTGTAGCGGCATCGGTTACGGGCTGCGCTACATCACCAGGGGGCGGGAGCGCATCGCCGTCGTCCCGGTTGGGTATGCCGACGGATGGAGCCGGAGTCTGTCCGGGAGGACATCCGTCTTGATCCGGGGGCGAAGATGCCCCGTTCTGGGGACGATTTGCATGGACCAGATGATGGTGGACGTCACGGACTTGGATGACGTCGCTCTGGGGGATGAGGTCGTTCTGATCGGACGTCAGGGGGAGGCGGAGATCACCGTGCAGGAGATCGCCGAGCTGCGAGGTACGATTCCCTATGAGGTGATGACCTCTTTTTCGCGACGGGTTTCCCGAGTTTATCTTTGA
- a CDS encoding 2-oxoacid:ferredoxin oxidoreductase subunit beta, translating into MPSAEVLSWVRTRFMPHIWCPGCGHGIIMHSLIRALISLKKERANTVVASGIGCSSRMAGYINACTLHSTHGRSLAFATGIKLHRPELTVVDVMGDGDCTAIGGNHFIHACRRNIDITAIVMNNNIYGMTGGQASPTTPIGSWASTTPYGAIDPAFDICKLAEGAGASYVARTTIANPRQAEMYITNGIKKKGFSVIEVVTHCHTQFGRKNNRRLPIENYNFFKEASVPLAKAQTMSPEELSGRIVCGEFVNKDVPEYTEQYQKHVIDKVRG; encoded by the coding sequence ATGCCGAGCGCAGAGGTTCTCAGCTGGGTCCGAACGCGTTTCATGCCCCATATCTGGTGTCCGGGGTGCGGACACGGCATCATCATGCATTCGCTCATCCGTGCTCTCATCTCCCTCAAAAAGGAAAGGGCCAATACCGTAGTGGCCTCGGGGATCGGGTGCTCCAGCCGCATGGCGGGGTACATCAACGCCTGCACGCTTCACTCCACCCACGGCCGCTCCCTGGCTTTTGCGACGGGGATCAAACTGCACCGCCCGGAGCTGACCGTGGTGGACGTGATGGGGGACGGCGACTGTACGGCCATCGGCGGCAACCACTTTATCCACGCCTGTCGCCGTAACATCGACATCACGGCGATCGTCATGAACAACAACATCTATGGAATGACGGGGGGCCAGGCCAGCCCGACGACGCCCATCGGCTCTTGGGCCTCCACGACCCCCTATGGAGCCATCGATCCCGCCTTCGACATCTGCAAGCTGGCCGAGGGGGCCGGTGCCTCCTACGTAGCCCGAACGACCATTGCAAATCCCCGTCAGGCCGAAATGTACATCACGAACGGGATCAAAAAGAAGGGGTTTTCGGTCATCGAGGTGGTGACGCACTGTCATACGCAGTTCGGCCGAAAGAACAACCGCAGGCTTCCCATCGAGAACTACAACTTCTTCAAGGAGGCCTCGGTGCCCCTGGCCAAGGCGCAGACGATGAGTCCCGAAGAGCTGTCCGGCAGGATCGTCTGCGGCGAGTTCGTGAACAAGGACGTTCCGGAGTACACGGAACAGTACCAGAAGCATGTCATCGACAAGGTGAGGGGGTAG
- a CDS encoding 4Fe-4S dicluster domain-containing protein, whose product MLPLAEKKQFKVGVNNAWCKGCSLCIGVCPKSVLELSDRLKSTPARESDCIGCRQCENICPDLAITITEKGGEADA is encoded by the coding sequence GTGTTGCCGTTGGCTGAAAAGAAGCAGTTCAAGGTGGGGGTGAACAACGCGTGGTGCAAGGGGTGCTCCCTGTGTATCGGTGTTTGTCCCAAATCCGTTCTGGAGTTGAGCGATCGTCTGAAATCGACCCCAGCGCGGGAGAGCGACTGTATCGGTTGTCGTCAGTGTGAGAACATCTGTCCGGATCTTGCGATAACGATCACGGAGAAGGGGGGAGAGGCAGATGCCTGA
- a CDS encoding 2-oxoacid:acceptor oxidoreductase family protein, producing MAAERFEIRIAGSGGQGVILATELIGQAITHYESDLYVVQSQAYGPEARGGKSKAEVVISSEPIDYPKVIAPCLQVILTQAAADEFAVDTKPGGRIVYDDFFVTELPGAPTGEYGGGSVESTHGRIDARVYALPIVRTAREKLGREIVTNMVALGCVGRVLELEKIASPESLRKVIAAHFPVQKIADLNLQAFDAGYGLLKQTPLPD from the coding sequence ATGGCGGCGGAGAGGTTCGAGATTCGCATCGCCGGTTCCGGCGGACAGGGGGTCATTCTGGCCACGGAACTGATCGGTCAGGCGATCACCCATTACGAGTCGGATTTGTACGTCGTCCAGTCCCAGGCCTATGGTCCGGAGGCCCGAGGCGGAAAGTCGAAGGCGGAGGTCGTCATATCCTCCGAACCGATCGATTACCCCAAGGTGATCGCCCCCTGCCTGCAGGTCATCCTGACTCAGGCCGCTGCGGACGAATTCGCCGTCGACACCAAGCCTGGGGGACGGATCGTCTACGACGATTTCTTCGTTACGGAGCTGCCGGGGGCCCCTACGGGCGAATATGGCGGAGGAAGCGTCGAGAGCACCCATGGGCGGATCGACGCCCGCGTCTACGCGCTCCCTATCGTGCGGACGGCGCGTGAGAAGCTGGGGCGCGAGATCGTCACGAACATGGTTGCCCTGGGCTGCGTGGGACGGGTTCTGGAACTCGAGAAGATCGCGTCCCCCGAGTCCCTGCGCAAGGTCATTGCGGCTCATTTCCCCGTTCAGAAGATCGCCGACCTCAACCTTCAGGCCTTCGATGCGGGCTACGGGCTGTTGAAGCAAACCCCTTTGCCCGATTGA
- a CDS encoding alanine/glycine:cation symporter family protein, which produces MEKIVHYNNIINGFVWGTPMLCLLVGTGVYLTVLLGVPQLRYFLLSLKEVFGSRKAGRTTEDKSISSFAALATAMAATVGTGNVAGVATALHLGGPGALFWMLVSALFGMCTKFSEVALAVHFRKKDEHGDWRGGTMYILEHGAGQKWLAILFALFAFLASFGIGAAVQANSTAEGLSLGFGVDPLHSGIVLAILVALVIIGGLKSLSTVTTYLVPLMAVFYIIGSIVILATNAQHIPEAIASAVRYAFSDPMAMPGAIAGWSVKLAVSKGIARGVFSNEAGLGSAPMVHATAYVDHPVRQGLYGIFEVFMDTIVICSMTALVIMTTGTLTGQAELTGSQLTLYAFEAGLGTVVGKYVLSVGLALFAFTTILGWYWYAETAATYLFGVGFKPVMKILWIALILLGAAGGQILGTGAKAFLTSLWDMADTLNGLMAIPNLIGLLLLSGVLRRVVKDFDNKRRNGELR; this is translated from the coding sequence ATGGAAAAGATTGTGCATTACAACAACATAATCAACGGATTTGTCTGGGGGACCCCCATGTTGTGCCTCTTGGTCGGGACGGGCGTATACCTCACCGTATTGCTGGGCGTTCCGCAGCTGCGTTACTTCCTCTTGTCCCTGAAGGAGGTTTTCGGATCGAGGAAGGCCGGGCGGACGACGGAGGATAAGTCCATCTCCTCTTTTGCCGCCTTGGCGACTGCGATGGCCGCAACCGTTGGAACGGGCAACGTCGCCGGCGTGGCGACGGCACTTCACCTGGGAGGGCCCGGAGCGCTTTTCTGGATGCTGGTGTCGGCCCTCTTCGGCATGTGCACGAAATTCAGCGAGGTGGCTTTGGCAGTGCACTTCCGCAAGAAGGACGAGCACGGCGACTGGCGCGGGGGGACGATGTACATCCTGGAGCATGGGGCCGGACAGAAGTGGTTGGCGATCCTCTTTGCCCTCTTCGCCTTCCTGGCCTCCTTCGGCATCGGCGCGGCGGTTCAGGCCAATTCCACTGCGGAGGGGCTTTCCCTGGGATTCGGCGTCGATCCGCTTCACAGCGGCATCGTCCTGGCCATTCTTGTCGCCCTGGTCATCATCGGCGGGCTAAAGAGCCTTTCGACGGTCACCACCTACCTGGTGCCCCTCATGGCCGTGTTCTACATCATCGGATCCATCGTCATCCTGGCGACAAACGCCCAGCACATCCCCGAGGCGATCGCCTCGGCCGTAAGATACGCCTTCAGCGACCCCATGGCCATGCCCGGCGCTATTGCGGGCTGGTCCGTGAAGCTTGCGGTGAGCAAGGGGATCGCCAGGGGAGTGTTTTCAAACGAGGCCGGTTTGGGTTCCGCTCCCATGGTCCATGCGACGGCCTATGTCGATCATCCCGTCCGTCAGGGGCTCTACGGAATTTTCGAGGTCTTCATGGACACGATCGTGATCTGCTCCATGACGGCGCTGGTCATCATGACGACGGGAACCCTCACGGGACAGGCCGAGCTGACCGGATCCCAGCTCACGCTCTACGCTTTTGAGGCGGGCCTGGGGACCGTAGTGGGCAAATATGTGCTTTCCGTCGGGCTGGCCCTGTTTGCCTTCACGACGATTCTGGGTTGGTACTGGTATGCCGAGACCGCTGCGACCTATCTTTTCGGCGTGGGCTTCAAGCCCGTCATGAAGATTTTATGGATCGCCCTCATCCTGCTCGGGGCCGCCGGAGGTCAGATTCTGGGCACGGGGGCCAAGGCCTTCTTGACGTCCTTATGGGATATGGCGGATACGTTGAATGGGCTTATGGCCATCCCCAACCTGATCGGTCTCCTGCTCCTCTCGGGGGTGCTGCGCAGGGTCGTGAAGGATTTCGACAACAAAAGACGAAACGGGGAACTTCGGTAA
- a CDS encoding HD-GYP domain-containing protein — protein MDGTHNAETKIRREVPLEELPNFCSGVGEVADDIIGESGGILIPRGTRLSSLEASIDKVQAKLQRANIVAVPVVLPGEPGMEQLEAFLRETDPAILPLDPELARQTVSQVEDVFGRIKEGDCSTEDIHSLAEQGRTLARRISGAPQLMFCLGQVRSWDEYTSVHSLNVALLSSFLAERMFPGRTELAEFMAIGGILHDLGKARVPLDILNKPGRLTDGEFAIMKRHPELGVELAVRNGISDRRALEVIRGHHERFNGGGYPDNQDKNTISIEARIAAVADVFDALTAKRVYKDPMPSREALSVMTGAMSAHFDPDVMRVLLMSVGIYPAGSLVELSDGSVGTVVGAYSKDLVRPKVALHLDRFGKRLLEKQLVDLCEERDLFVKRSLQSDDKRAF, from the coding sequence ATGGACGGAACCCATAACGCCGAGACGAAGATCCGGCGGGAGGTCCCTCTGGAGGAGCTGCCAAATTTTTGTTCCGGCGTGGGGGAGGTGGCCGACGACATCATAGGCGAGTCCGGGGGAATTCTCATTCCGCGAGGCACTCGCCTGTCCTCCCTCGAGGCCTCCATCGACAAGGTCCAGGCGAAGCTGCAGCGAGCGAATATCGTTGCGGTTCCCGTCGTGTTGCCCGGAGAGCCCGGCATGGAGCAGCTGGAGGCCTTTTTGAGGGAGACCGACCCCGCAATTCTGCCGCTCGATCCCGAGCTGGCGCGCCAAACGGTCTCCCAGGTGGAGGACGTCTTCGGGCGAATCAAGGAGGGCGACTGCAGCACCGAGGATATTCACAGCCTGGCGGAGCAGGGGCGGACTCTCGCACGAAGGATATCGGGAGCGCCTCAGTTGATGTTCTGCCTGGGGCAGGTGCGGAGTTGGGATGAATATACGAGCGTTCACTCCCTCAATGTCGCGCTGCTGTCCAGCTTCCTGGCGGAGCGGATGTTCCCGGGACGCACCGAACTGGCCGAGTTCATGGCCATCGGAGGCATCCTGCACGACCTGGGAAAGGCCCGGGTTCCTCTGGACATCCTGAACAAACCGGGCAGGCTGACGGACGGGGAGTTCGCCATCATGAAGAGGCATCCGGAGCTCGGCGTCGAGCTGGCGGTGAGGAACGGCATTTCGGACCGTCGTGCCCTCGAGGTGATTCGGGGACATCACGAGCGTTTCAACGGCGGGGGTTACCCGGACAACCAGGACAAGAACACGATTTCGATCGAGGCGAGGATCGCCGCGGTCGCGGATGTGTTCGATGCCCTGACCGCCAAGAGGGTCTACAAGGACCCCATGCCGAGCCGAGAGGCCCTGTCCGTGATGACCGGAGCGATGTCCGCACATTTTGATCCCGACGTCATGAGGGTGTTGCTTATGTCCGTGGGGATCTATCCTGCGGGCTCCCTGGTGGAGCTCTCGGACGGGAGCGTTGGGACGGTGGTGGGGGCCTACAGCAAGGATCTCGTGCGCCCCAAGGTTGCCCTTCACCTCGACCGGTTCGGAAAAAGGCTGCTGGAAAAACAACTTGTGGACCTGTGCGAGGAGAGGGATTTGTTCGTCAAACGTTCGCTTCAGTCCGATGACAAGCGGGCGTTTTGA
- the smpB gene encoding SsrA-binding protein SmpB, translating into MANKIVAQNRKARHDYFILDSLECGLVLTGTEIKSVRSGNLNLKDSYASIEKGELWLMGMHVSPYEKGSYYNHEPERNRKLLVHRQELVRLGGKVREKGLTLIPLSVYIKDGRRAKVELALAKGKTSYDKRDALADRDAKRDIARAVRHRGRYED; encoded by the coding sequence TTGGCGAACAAGATTGTGGCTCAAAACCGCAAGGCAAGGCACGACTACTTCATCCTCGATTCTCTTGAATGTGGCCTTGTCCTGACGGGAACGGAGATCAAGAGCGTCCGGTCAGGCAACCTGAATTTAAAGGATTCCTATGCCTCGATCGAGAAAGGCGAGCTTTGGCTGATGGGAATGCATGTCTCTCCCTACGAAAAGGGGAGCTATTACAATCATGAGCCGGAGCGGAACAGGAAACTGCTGGTCCATCGTCAGGAACTGGTCCGTCTGGGGGGCAAGGTTCGGGAAAAGGGGTTGACCCTTATTCCCCTTTCAGTCTACATCAAGGATGGACGCAGGGCCAAGGTGGAGCTTGCCTTGGCAAAGGGGAAGACCTCTTATGACAAGCGCGATGCCCTTGCGGATCGGGACGCCAAGCGGGATATCGCTCGTGCCGTGAGGCATAGAGGACGCTATGAGGACTGA
- a CDS encoding 2-oxoacid:acceptor oxidoreductase subunit alpha: MPEVDFWQGNTALAHGALMAGCNFFGGYPITPSTEIAEVMAEELPKRGGHFIQMEDEIAGIASIIGASIAGAKALTATSGPGFSLKQENLGLAYIAEVPIVVVDVMRGGPSTGTPTKTAQQDVMQARWGTHGDHATICYSPSSVQECYDLAIKAFNMAERFRQPVLILSDEVVGHMREKIVKKDASAVKLENRPRPSVAPEKFTPYEPNPVTGVPAMASFGDGYTWHVTGLTTNDWGFPTNNPPEIEKKMLRLMSKVERARNEIVEYESEFMDGASIVVVAYGSVGRSALRAVRDARKKGIPAGFFRPITLWPFPDQELARMALGAKTIIVPELNCGQMVLEVERLFRGRSDVQPLNLVNGELFKPSEIGRKIEEVA, translated from the coding sequence ATGCCTGAGGTCGATTTCTGGCAGGGCAACACCGCTTTGGCGCACGGCGCCCTCATGGCAGGGTGCAACTTCTTCGGGGGCTATCCCATCACTCCTTCCACGGAGATCGCCGAGGTGATGGCGGAGGAGCTTCCCAAACGGGGCGGGCATTTCATCCAGATGGAGGACGAGATTGCCGGGATCGCCTCGATCATCGGGGCATCCATCGCCGGGGCCAAGGCTTTGACGGCGACCTCCGGGCCCGGATTTTCTCTGAAGCAGGAGAATTTGGGGCTTGCCTACATCGCGGAGGTTCCCATCGTGGTCGTGGACGTCATGCGCGGAGGACCTTCGACCGGAACGCCGACGAAGACGGCCCAGCAGGACGTCATGCAGGCGCGGTGGGGTACCCACGGCGACCACGCGACGATCTGCTATTCGCCCTCCTCGGTGCAGGAGTGCTACGATCTCGCGATCAAGGCCTTCAACATGGCGGAGCGTTTCCGTCAGCCCGTACTGATCCTCAGCGACGAGGTCGTGGGACACATGCGGGAGAAGATCGTCAAGAAGGATGCCTCGGCCGTCAAGCTGGAGAACCGGCCGCGTCCTTCGGTCGCACCCGAAAAATTCACGCCCTACGAGCCCAATCCCGTAACGGGGGTGCCCGCCATGGCATCCTTTGGGGACGGGTACACCTGGCACGTCACCGGCCTCACCACCAACGACTGGGGCTTTCCGACGAACAATCCGCCCGAGATCGAGAAAAAGATGCTGCGCCTGATGAGCAAGGTCGAGCGGGCCAGGAACGAGATCGTCGAGTACGAATCGGAGTTCATGGACGGGGCGAGCATTGTGGTCGTGGCCTATGGCAGCGTCGGCCGGTCCGCCCTGCGTGCCGTTCGTGATGCGCGCAAAAAAGGGATTCCCGCGGGGTTCTTCCGTCCCATCACCCTGTGGCCCTTCCCCGATCAGGAGCTGGCCCGGATGGCGTTGGGGGCGAAGACGATCATCGTTCCCGAGCTGAACTGCGGGCAGATGGTCCTGGAGGTGGAGCGGCTGTTCCGCGGGCGGAGCGACGTCCAGCCTTTGAACCTCGTGAATGGCGAGCTTTTCAAGCCTTCCGAGATTGGACGCAAGATCGAGGAGGTGGCGTAA
- a CDS encoding cupin domain-containing protein has protein sequence MNAMIKNVEHEAVFSLAAQVDVRKGEVVSRTLAQNDAVSITLFAFDKNEEISTHESDGDAMVTVLEGKGRLTVAGRDYLLEAGQSLVMPSRKPHAVFAEEAFKMLLVVVFPEKARG, from the coding sequence ATGAACGCGATGATTAAAAATGTGGAACACGAGGCCGTTTTTTCTCTGGCAGCACAGGTCGATGTGCGCAAGGGCGAGGTCGTCAGCAGAACGCTGGCACAGAACGACGCGGTGAGCATCACCCTTTTTGCCTTCGACAAAAATGAGGAGATCAGCACGCACGAATCCGATGGTGACGCCATGGTCACGGTGCTGGAGGGGAAGGGCAGGCTTACGGTGGCCGGCCGGGATTACCTTTTGGAGGCCGGACAGAGCCTGGTCATGCCCTCGCGCAAGCCGCACGCGGTATTTGCCGAGGAGGCCTTCAAGATGCTTCTGGTGGTGGTGTTCCCCGAAAAGGCTCGAGGTTAG
- a CDS encoding DUF4365 domain-containing protein, which yields MAERIGVYAASRISARLPGLIFRGQRGGDTGLNAHLEVVEAYPKMGKVVGLQIRSDEEGELERTARGYVCRGEMAHVAYWLQHSLPVLVMVHERRNDRILWEVVSPETIEVSAESWELLVPHDQVYGPDAVGAIAELPCYSPYLARLALDRPWMELIEGGCGVLLEMDEWINRPSAQGSLRVCVLKEGGERDAVFEWPFQTHADMPHVFRLPSLFPWAHIEVDRAFYRERGAASDDRGGSLFPWTVEAGEIARFQLRLSLNDLGRSFLMTQRFLRRGEFPEVETGGDLGEDYRRGIKFQIYDRGRN from the coding sequence ATGGCCGAGCGCATCGGCGTCTATGCGGCAAGCCGGATCTCCGCACGGCTTCCGGGACTGATCTTCCGGGGGCAGCGCGGTGGGGATACGGGCCTGAACGCCCATTTGGAGGTTGTCGAAGCCTACCCCAAAATGGGCAAGGTCGTTGGCCTTCAGATTCGCTCCGACGAGGAGGGCGAGCTCGAACGCACGGCCCGGGGGTACGTATGCCGCGGTGAGATGGCCCATGTCGCCTATTGGCTTCAGCATTCCCTTCCGGTGCTCGTGATGGTCCACGAGCGCCGGAACGACCGCATCCTGTGGGAGGTCGTCTCCCCGGAGACGATCGAGGTGTCGGCGGAGAGCTGGGAGCTTCTTGTCCCTCACGATCAGGTCTACGGTCCGGATGCCGTCGGTGCGATTGCCGAGCTTCCCTGCTACAGCCCCTACCTGGCACGGCTCGCACTGGACAGGCCTTGGATGGAGCTGATCGAGGGAGGGTGCGGTGTCCTTTTGGAGATGGACGAGTGGATCAATCGGCCCTCGGCACAGGGAAGCCTTCGGGTTTGCGTCTTAAAGGAGGGGGGAGAGCGGGACGCCGTTTTCGAGTGGCCGTTCCAGACCCATGCCGACATGCCTCACGTCTTTCGGCTTCCCTCCCTTTTCCCCTGGGCGCACATCGAGGTCGATCGGGCCTTTTATCGTGAAAGGGGGGCGGCGTCGGACGACCGGGGCGGATCGTTGTTTCCCTGGACCGTCGAGGCGGGGGAGATCGCCCGTTTCCAGCTGAGGCTGTCCTTGAACGACCTTGGGCGTTCCTTCCTGATGACGCAGCGCTTCCTGAGGCGCGGAGAATTCCCCGAAGTGGAGACGGGAGGAGACCTTGGAGAGGATTACAGAAGAGGGATCAAGTTCCAGATCTACGATAGGGGACGCAATTAG
- a CDS encoding ATP-binding protein has protein sequence MIRRIIKIDEDKCDGCGLCAEACHENAIAIVDGKATLIKDDYCDGLGDCLPACPREAIAFEEREAAPYDDAAVRARQEELRRQAERGDTERRADTAAPRRMPIGGCPGSRMRDILRDRGESAPAGGTAPAASAGSELAQWPVQIKLIPVDAACFDQAHLLIAADCTAFACGDFHRRFMKNRVTLIGCPKLDEGDYAEKLTEILRRNDIKSVMVVRMEVPCCGGMENAVKRALAASGKMIPWRVVVVTVDGRALEEQEV, from the coding sequence GTGATACGCAGAATTATCAAGATTGACGAGGACAAGTGCGACGGCTGCGGACTCTGTGCCGAGGCCTGCCATGAGAACGCCATCGCCATTGTGGACGGCAAGGCGACATTGATCAAGGATGATTATTGCGACGGTTTGGGCGACTGCCTGCCGGCCTGCCCGAGAGAGGCCATCGCCTTTGAGGAGCGGGAGGCGGCGCCTTACGACGATGCTGCGGTGAGGGCTCGCCAGGAGGAGCTCCGCCGCCAAGCGGAACGGGGCGATACGGAGAGAAGGGCGGATACGGCTGCTCCTCGTCGTATGCCGATCGGGGGCTGCCCCGGCAGCCGGATGAGGGACATCCTGCGGGACAGGGGGGAGAGTGCCCCGGCGGGAGGAACTGCGCCGGCTGCATCGGCAGGCAGCGAATTGGCTCAATGGCCGGTTCAGATCAAGCTCATACCAGTCGATGCCGCTTGTTTCGACCAGGCTCATCTTTTGATCGCGGCGGATTGTACGGCCTTTGCGTGCGGCGATTTTCATCGGCGGTTCATGAAAAATCGCGTGACGCTCATCGGTTGCCCGAAGCTGGATGAGGGGGATTATGCCGAAAAGCTTACGGAGATTTTGAGGCGCAACGACATCAAAAGCGTCATGGTGGTGCGTATGGAGGTGCCCTGTTGCGGAGGGATGGAGAATGCCGTGAAGCGGGCGTTGGCCGCGAGCGGAAAGATGATTCCCTGGCGAGTGGTCGTGGTGACCGTCGATGGACGTGCTCTTGAGGAACAGGAGGTTTAG